The Candidatus Saccharibacteria bacterium genome includes a region encoding these proteins:
- a CDS encoding RpiB/LacA/LacB family sugar-phosphate isomerase gives MKIYVGADHNGYRLKELLEKHLNRLGYDVADDGDKKMDPADDFPVFAQKVVKDVLSADDKDARGILLCGSGQGMCMTANRFKGIRAALLFDYESARSSRNDDNSNIACLPANSLEPAEAFDILETWLNTPFEGARRFVRRIQAMDEMN, from the coding sequence ATGAAAATTTACGTGGGTGCCGATCACAATGGCTACAGATTAAAGGAATTATTAGAGAAGCATTTAAACAGACTTGGGTATGATGTAGCCGACGATGGCGATAAAAAAATGGATCCGGCTGATGATTTTCCAGTTTTTGCACAGAAGGTTGTAAAAGATGTCCTTAGCGCTGACGACAAAGATGCCAGAGGTATATTACTGTGTGGCAGTGGACAGGGTATGTGTATGACGGCAAATCGCTTTAAGGGTATTCGGGCAGCTTTATTGTTTGACTATGAATCGGCTCGATCTTCACGGAATGACGACAACAGTAATATTGCTTGTTTGCCGGCTAATTCGTTAGAACCAGCAGAAGCTTTTGATATCTTGGAAACTTGGCTAAATACACCGTTTGAAGGTGCTAGACGGTTTGTCAGGCGTATTCAAGCGATGGATGAGATGAACTAA
- a CDS encoding transketolase — MTQKLTISQLEKKALDVRKDIISMLEHAGSGHSAGPLGLADIFTALYFDILKHDPKKPDWDQRDILLLSNGHCVPVRYTVMAHAGYFDKKELMTLRQLGSRLQGHPEREKLPGMENTSGPLGCGLSQAAGMALAMRMNQEHHRWLYVVMGDGELDEGNIWEAAMLAAKYRLNNIIGIIDRNNIQIDGPTENIMPLEELKAKWEAFGWHVIEIDGNNIEMVIDACAMGRAVVEQPVMIIAHTVPGKGVGFMEYDFHWHGAPPNHEQAVTALKELRTLKGKIRGEHE, encoded by the coding sequence ATGACACAAAAATTGACAATTTCCCAGCTTGAAAAAAAAGCGCTCGACGTCCGTAAAGACATTATAAGCATGCTCGAGCATGCTGGTAGTGGTCATAGTGCCGGACCGCTTGGGCTGGCAGATATATTTACTGCATTGTATTTTGACATCCTCAAGCACGATCCTAAAAAACCGGACTGGGATCAAAGGGATATATTGCTATTGAGTAATGGCCATTGCGTACCCGTACGCTACACTGTTATGGCGCATGCCGGGTACTTTGATAAGAAGGAGCTTATGACGCTTCGTCAACTAGGGTCGCGGCTGCAAGGACATCCAGAACGTGAAAAATTGCCAGGCATGGAAAACACTAGCGGGCCATTAGGTTGCGGATTGAGTCAGGCTGCAGGTATGGCACTTGCCATGCGTATGAATCAAGAGCATCATCGTTGGTTGTATGTTGTGATGGGTGATGGCGAGCTAGACGAAGGTAATATATGGGAAGCGGCTATGCTGGCTGCTAAATATCGGTTGAATAATATTATCGGAATTATTGATCGGAACAACATTCAGATCGACGGGCCGACAGAAAACATTATGCCGCTTGAGGAGCTGAAGGCTAAGTGGGAAGCTTTTGGTTGGCATGTAATTGAGATTGACGGGAACAACATAGAGATGGTGATTGATGCGTGTGCTATGGGAAGGGCTGTGGTTGAACAACCAGTAATGATTATCGCGCACACGGTGCCTGGTAAGGGCGTCGGTTTTATGGAATATGATTTTCACTGGCATGGTGCGCCGCCAAATCACGAACAAGCGGTTACTGCGCTGAAAGAACTGCGTACACTAAAAGGGAAAATTAGGGGTGAACATGAGTAG
- a CDS encoding transketolase family protein, with protein MSDLHLCDISKELENEPIRKGFGRGLKRAAQIDEHVVAACADLTESTQMHLFRDAFPNRFIEVGVAEQNLVTVGSGLAAMGKVPFVSSYAAFSPGRNWEQIRTTICLNNQPVNIVGSHAGVSVGPDGATHQMLEDIALMRVLPNMVVVSPADSVEAEKATLALAADKRPSYLRLAREATPIITTEKTPFTLGKAYVMAQGNDLTIIATGTMTYQSLAAAEKLFKDGIDVEVIHVPTIKPLDEKTIIKSIKKTGHVITAEEAQINGGLGGAIAEFVGENHPVPLKRLGMKDRFGESGKPDELLEHFGLTAKHIRFAAHQMLDEK; from the coding sequence ATGTCTGATTTGCACTTATGCGATATAAGTAAAGAGCTTGAGAATGAGCCAATTCGCAAGGGATTTGGACGTGGCCTTAAACGAGCAGCCCAAATTGATGAGCACGTAGTTGCAGCCTGTGCCGATTTGACTGAATCTACCCAGATGCACTTGTTTCGCGACGCGTTCCCCAATCGGTTTATCGAAGTTGGTGTCGCTGAACAGAATCTTGTGACAGTTGGATCAGGTCTTGCAGCAATGGGGAAAGTCCCGTTCGTAAGCAGTTACGCGGCTTTTAGCCCCGGCAGGAACTGGGAGCAAATCAGAACGACAATTTGCTTGAATAATCAGCCGGTAAATATTGTTGGTTCGCATGCTGGAGTATCGGTGGGACCCGACGGAGCGACCCATCAAATGCTTGAGGATATAGCATTGATGCGAGTGCTGCCAAATATGGTGGTTGTGTCGCCGGCTGATAGCGTAGAAGCCGAAAAGGCAACTTTAGCGCTGGCTGCTGACAAGCGACCGTCGTATCTCCGTTTGGCTCGTGAAGCAACACCAATTATCACCACCGAGAAAACTCCTTTTACTCTTGGTAAGGCGTATGTCATGGCACAAGGTAACGACCTGACAATCATAGCCACCGGTACAATGACGTACCAGTCATTAGCTGCCGCCGAAAAACTGTTTAAAGACGGTATTGACGTTGAAGTTATTCATGTACCGACTATTAAGCCTCTTGATGAAAAGACTATTATAAAAAGTATTAAAAAAACCGGACACGTAATAACAGCTGAAGAAGCGCAAATCAATGGTGGGCTGGGTGGAGCTATTGCAGAGTTTGTTGGCGAAAATCATCCGGTACCACTTAAAAGGCTGGGTATGAAAGATCGTTTTGGGGAATCCGGTAAACCCGATGAGTTGCTGGAACATTTCGGACTAACCGCGAAACATATACGATTTGCAGCCCACCAAATGTTGGATGAAAAATAA
- a CDS encoding class II fructose-bisphosphate aldolase: protein MPLSLNQMRENCQNARAAMNRAREGKYALGAFNLDNQETLKAVVKAAKVKNAPVLVEVSNSEVESLGLENVRDMVDNYKHEYGVEIYVNLDHSPTVAAAIAGIEAGFEFIHIDISQARKDAAIDEIITETKQIVDYAKLTGALVESEPHYFGGSSNLHTEKINYKEIKETFSTPEGAKAFVDATGIDTFAAAVGNLHGKYPVPKKLDLDLLKEIRGAIDCNISLHGGSGTPGHYFIDAVKIGVSKVNINSDMRIAYRKTLERVLEDNPTEFAVIKLMDKVIDAVQAVVEEKIDMFNASGKAVID from the coding sequence ATGCCATTATCACTAAATCAGATGCGCGAAAATTGTCAAAATGCTAGAGCAGCAATGAACCGCGCTCGAGAAGGAAAATATGCGCTCGGCGCGTTTAATTTGGATAACCAAGAGACGCTCAAAGCGGTTGTTAAAGCGGCTAAAGTTAAGAACGCACCGGTTTTAGTGGAAGTAAGCAATAGCGAGGTTGAGTCACTTGGTCTTGAGAATGTTCGCGATATGGTGGATAACTATAAACATGAGTACGGTGTGGAAATCTACGTAAATCTTGATCATAGTCCGACTGTTGCTGCGGCAATTGCTGGCATAGAGGCCGGCTTTGAATTTATTCACATTGATATATCGCAAGCTCGCAAGGATGCGGCAATCGATGAAATTATTACTGAAACCAAACAGATTGTTGACTATGCTAAGTTAACTGGTGCGTTAGTGGAGAGTGAGCCGCATTACTTTGGTGGAAGCTCCAACCTGCATACCGAAAAGATTAACTACAAAGAGATAAAAGAGACATTCAGTACACCCGAAGGGGCAAAAGCTTTCGTCGACGCGACCGGTATTGATACGTTTGCGGCGGCAGTGGGAAATTTGCACGGGAAGTATCCAGTACCTAAAAAGCTCGATCTAGACTTGCTTAAAGAGATTAGGGGGGCTATTGATTGCAATATTTCGCTACATGGTGGAAGCGGCACGCCTGGGCATTATTTTATTGACGCGGTAAAAATAGGTGTCAGTAAGGTTAATATAAACTCGGATATGCGTATTGCTTATCGCAAGACACTAGAACGCGTGTTAGAGGATAATCCGACAGAGTTCGCGGTTATAAAGTTGATGGATAAAGTTATAGATGCCGTACAGGCAGTTGTGGAAGAAAAAATCGATATGTTTAACGCAAGCGGCAAGGCTGTGATAGACTAG
- a CDS encoding carbohydrate kinase family protein, whose product MSQFDIISVGDIVTDAFIKLLDDQAASYKNEHGKWLAMPFGSKLPFDHADIIQAVGNAPNASVGFSRLGLKSGLVSNVGGDQAGRDMIAKLTSEKVDHRFVRVNPDMDSNYHYILWYKEERTILIKHEEYDYHWPQFKSDETPEWIYFSSISRNALVMHDTIAEWLEQNPDVKMAFQPGTFQIEMGAGRLANLYAKTAVLLLNREEAVIVSGGNYDDIHDLFDRLHQLGPQVVVITDGPDGAYASDGEERYKMPAYPDPAPPLERTGAGDAFSSAFVAALVKGNNIEGALQWAPINSMNVVQHVGAQEGLLSEDKVEELLQRAPDWYKPQKM is encoded by the coding sequence ATGAGTCAATTTGACATTATCAGTGTGGGTGACATCGTTACAGACGCTTTTATTAAGCTATTGGACGATCAGGCGGCATCGTACAAAAATGAACACGGCAAGTGGTTAGCTATGCCATTTGGTAGCAAGCTGCCGTTTGATCATGCTGACATTATCCAGGCGGTCGGTAATGCACCAAATGCGTCGGTTGGTTTTTCTCGTCTTGGACTGAAAAGTGGTTTGGTGTCTAACGTCGGGGGCGACCAGGCAGGTCGGGATATGATTGCAAAACTTACTTCAGAAAAAGTAGATCACAGATTTGTCAGAGTCAACCCAGATATGGATAGCAACTATCACTACATACTTTGGTATAAAGAAGAACGAACTATTTTGATCAAACACGAGGAGTATGACTACCATTGGCCTCAATTTAAGTCAGATGAAACTCCGGAATGGATATACTTTAGCTCAATCAGCCGTAATGCACTTGTTATGCATGACACCATTGCTGAATGGCTTGAGCAAAATCCTGACGTCAAGATGGCATTTCAACCAGGTACGTTTCAGATTGAGATGGGTGCGGGTAGGCTAGCTAACCTATATGCCAAAACTGCGGTACTACTTTTAAATCGTGAAGAAGCGGTTATCGTTTCTGGTGGAAACTATGATGACATTCATGATTTATTTGATCGGTTACACCAACTTGGCCCGCAGGTGGTTGTGATAACTGATGGCCCAGATGGTGCCTACGCCAGCGATGGCGAAGAGCGATATAAAATGCCGGCTTACCCGGATCCAGCACCGCCACTTGAGCGCACCGGTGCCGGTGATGCGTTTTCTTCGGCATTTGTAGCGGCGCTTGTAAAAGGTAATAACATTGAGGGTGCACTGCAGTGGGCTCCGATAAACTCTATGAACGTTGTGCAACACGTTGGAGCGCAGGAAGGGTTATTGAGCGAAGACAAGGTTGAGGAACTATTACAAAGAGCACCTGACTGGTATAAACCTCAAAAGATGTAG
- the uvrB gene encoding excinuclease ABC subunit UvrB translates to MGKFAIQSSYKPTGDQPQAIASLTDKLKSNTKEQVLLGVTGSGKTFTMANVIQNVKRPTLVLSHNKTLAAQLYNEFKAFFPDNAVHYFVSYFDYYQPEAYIPRSDTYIEKDSQINEEIDRLRHAATDALLSRQDVIIVASVSCIYGIGSVEDYGGLSIEVKRGSRRVRDKLLRQLTDIQYQRNDIDFHRGTFRVRGDVVDVFPAGEEVAYRIEFFGDEIERITRLDPLTGELLASLEDLKIFPGSHYVTPHDKLKVALGKIEHELDERLRYFKNNGQLLEAQRLQQRTRFDIEMLEETGFVKGIENYSRYLTNREPGEQPATLLDYFPDDYLMFIDESHMTIPQIRGMYNGDRARKEVLVEHGFRLPSALDNRPLTFTEFEKHKNQVVYVSATPADYELQRSPTPVQQVIRPTGLTDPVIDVRPTEGQVDNLIDEIRSTVSKRQRVLVTTLTKRMAEDLTEYLQDIQIKVTYLHSDIDTLERTDILRDLRLGTYDVVVGINLLREGLDLPEVSLVAILDADKEGFLRSEQALIQTVGRAARHIEGRVIMYADSITKSMRQTIDETDRRRAIQEAHNKKHGITPKGIAKAVGEGMRPELPEEAKKAKLDLKKIPKDEYSHLIKDLTAQMDLAAANLEFEKAAELRDIVDDIKQKL, encoded by the coding sequence ATGGGCAAGTTTGCAATACAATCTAGCTACAAACCGACAGGTGATCAACCACAAGCGATTGCATCACTTACGGATAAGCTAAAAAGTAACACAAAAGAGCAGGTTTTACTTGGCGTAACCGGTTCCGGAAAAACGTTCACCATGGCTAATGTTATTCAAAATGTCAAAAGACCGACACTGGTTTTGAGTCATAATAAGACATTAGCCGCACAACTTTACAACGAGTTTAAAGCGTTTTTCCCAGATAACGCTGTGCACTACTTTGTTAGTTACTTTGATTATTACCAACCAGAGGCCTATATACCGCGCAGTGACACCTATATTGAAAAAGATAGTCAAATTAACGAAGAGATTGACCGGCTTAGACACGCTGCGACTGATGCATTATTATCTCGACAAGACGTCATAATTGTTGCGAGCGTCAGTTGTATATACGGCATTGGCTCGGTTGAAGATTACGGCGGTTTGTCTATTGAGGTTAAACGAGGCTCGCGGCGAGTTCGTGACAAACTGTTGCGACAGTTAACAGACATCCAATACCAGCGGAACGATATCGATTTCCATCGTGGGACATTTCGGGTTCGCGGCGATGTAGTAGACGTGTTTCCGGCCGGTGAAGAAGTGGCGTACCGGATTGAATTTTTTGGAGATGAAATAGAGCGTATCACCAGACTTGATCCGCTGACCGGTGAACTACTTGCAAGCTTGGAAGACTTAAAAATATTTCCCGGCTCCCACTACGTAACCCCGCACGATAAATTGAAAGTCGCGCTTGGTAAGATTGAGCACGAGCTTGATGAGCGACTTCGTTATTTCAAGAATAACGGGCAGTTATTGGAGGCACAACGCTTACAGCAGCGTACTCGCTTTGATATTGAAATGTTAGAAGAGACAGGTTTTGTAAAGGGTATTGAAAATTACAGTCGATATCTCACGAACCGCGAGCCGGGTGAGCAGCCGGCTACATTGCTCGATTATTTTCCGGATGACTACTTAATGTTTATTGATGAATCGCATATGACGATACCGCAAATCCGCGGCATGTACAATGGTGATCGAGCTCGAAAAGAAGTGTTGGTTGAGCATGGTTTTCGGCTGCCAAGTGCGCTCGATAATCGGCCGCTTACGTTTACCGAATTCGAAAAGCATAAGAACCAAGTGGTGTATGTGAGCGCAACGCCCGCAGACTACGAATTGCAAAGAAGTCCAACACCTGTTCAGCAGGTAATACGCCCAACGGGGCTCACCGATCCGGTAATCGATGTACGGCCTACCGAGGGGCAAGTTGACAACTTGATTGATGAGATTAGAAGTACTGTCTCCAAACGACAACGGGTTCTAGTTACGACTCTTACAAAACGTATGGCAGAAGATCTAACTGAGTATCTGCAGGATATACAGATAAAAGTAACTTACCTTCATAGTGATATTGATACACTGGAACGTACCGATATTTTGCGAGATTTACGGCTAGGTACTTATGATGTTGTGGTCGGCATAAACCTTTTGAGGGAGGGTCTAGATTTGCCAGAAGTAAGTCTGGTGGCTATTTTAGATGCCGACAAGGAAGGCTTTTTACGCAGCGAACAAGCCCTCATTCAGACGGTCGGCCGTGCTGCTCGCCACATTGAAGGCCGGGTGATTATGTACGCCGACTCAATAACTAAAAGCATGAGGCAAACAATAGACGAAACTGACAGACGGCGGGCGATCCAGGAAGCCCACAATAAAAAGCATGGCATCACGCCTAAAGGAATCGCTAAAGCCGTTGGCGAAGGTATGCGTCCGGAGTTACCAGAGGAAGCAAAGAAGGCTAAGCTCGACCTGAAAAAGATACCAAAAGATGAGTACAGTCATCTAATAAAAGACTTAACTGCTCAGATGGATTTGGCGGCAGCAAACCTAGAATTTGAAAAAGCTGCCGAACTTCGGGACATCGTGGACGATATAAAACAGAAGCTATGA
- the gatC gene encoding Asp-tRNA(Asn)/Glu-tRNA(Gln) amidotransferase subunit GatC: MAKLTDEDVLKLAQLSRLRLSLDDVQRFKSEISTILSYVEQLKSVDLDDLPPTDQVTGLKNVTRPDVVRDYKVAPEQLLENAPALEKGQIKVRKVL, translated from the coding sequence ATGGCGAAACTTACTGACGAAGATGTCTTAAAATTGGCTCAGCTTTCACGGTTACGGTTATCACTTGATGACGTGCAGCGTTTTAAGAGTGAAATATCTACAATATTAAGTTACGTTGAACAGTTAAAATCGGTTGATCTTGACGATCTACCTCCGACTGATCAAGTTACTGGCCTCAAGAACGTAACACGACCAGATGTTGTGCGTGACTATAAGGTGGCACCAGAGCAGCTACTAGAAAATGCACCGGCACTTGAAAAAGGCCAGATTAAAGTAAGGAAAGTACTATGA
- the gatA gene encoding Asp-tRNA(Asn)/Glu-tRNA(Gln) amidotransferase subunit GatA → MSAQDDEWPAVADMARLVQSGKSTALSYVERALKTIKDKQEFNAVISLTAERAKKRAKMIDRQVKNGEQVGRLAGVPFIAKDNFLAFGSETTAGSNILKNFKAPYQSTAIERLEEEGAILVAKANLDAFAHGSSTENSDFMTTKNPHDKTRVPGGSSGGSAAAVVLNMVPFSLGTDTGGSIRLPAAFCGAVGYKPTYGLVSRSGVVAMASSTDVIGPLARTVDDVALVLDCMSGKDELDSTTIDRDKDSYATFDNNSLEKKTIGVIKEYLSEDLDPQIKARIEQAIAKIQEAGPKIKEVSLPSLPLALAAYYIIVPAEVSSNLSRYDGQRYGFSNPEATNLDESYSMSRSTGFGDEAKRRIMIGTYVLSSGYYDAYYKRAQRLRTKLINEYKQVFDTVDFLVGPTAPTTAFPIGALVDDPLQMYLTDIMTVAANLVGVPAISIPAGKVDSLPVGLQLVAPQQADRALLSFTKQIEEVVQ, encoded by the coding sequence ATGAGTGCGCAAGATGATGAGTGGCCGGCAGTAGCCGATATGGCTCGTTTGGTTCAGTCTGGGAAATCAACTGCTTTGAGTTATGTCGAGCGAGCCTTAAAAACTATCAAAGACAAACAAGAGTTTAATGCAGTTATTTCGCTAACGGCTGAGCGCGCAAAAAAACGCGCAAAAATGATTGACAGGCAGGTAAAAAACGGGGAACAGGTTGGTAGGCTAGCGGGCGTGCCGTTTATTGCCAAAGATAATTTCTTGGCCTTTGGGTCAGAAACGACTGCCGGCAGTAATATACTAAAAAACTTTAAAGCGCCATATCAGTCAACTGCAATCGAACGTTTGGAAGAAGAAGGAGCAATTCTAGTCGCTAAAGCAAATCTTGATGCTTTTGCGCATGGCTCCAGTACTGAGAATAGTGATTTTATGACGACCAAAAACCCACACGACAAAACGCGTGTACCCGGTGGTAGTAGTGGAGGATCGGCGGCAGCAGTTGTATTGAATATGGTTCCTTTTTCACTAGGTACTGATACAGGTGGTTCTATACGGTTGCCGGCTGCATTCTGCGGAGCAGTCGGCTATAAGCCGACATACGGCCTAGTTTCAAGAAGTGGAGTCGTCGCAATGGCAAGTAGCACCGATGTTATCGGTCCGCTAGCGAGGACAGTTGATGACGTAGCCTTAGTCTTGGATTGTATGTCTGGAAAAGACGAACTTGATAGCACTACAATCGATAGAGACAAGGATAGTTACGCAACTTTTGATAACAACTCACTGGAGAAAAAAACAATCGGCGTGATTAAGGAGTACTTATCTGAGGATCTCGATCCGCAGATAAAGGCTCGTATCGAGCAAGCAATCGCCAAAATACAAGAAGCTGGCCCCAAAATTAAAGAAGTTAGCCTACCGTCATTACCGTTAGCCTTGGCGGCCTATTACATTATCGTACCAGCAGAAGTAAGTAGTAATCTGAGTCGATACGATGGCCAGCGTTATGGATTTTCCAATCCTGAGGCTACTAATTTGGATGAAAGCTATAGTATGTCGCGCAGCACGGGGTTTGGCGATGAGGCAAAACGCCGGATTATGATAGGTACTTACGTACTTTCCAGTGGATACTACGATGCATATTACAAACGGGCTCAACGTTTGCGAACAAAGTTAATAAACGAGTATAAACAAGTGTTTGATACAGTCGATTTTTTGGTTGGCCCGACTGCTCCGACGACTGCTTTCCCGATTGGAGCGCTTGTAGACGATCCATTACAGATGTACTTGACCGATATAATGACAGTAGCCGCTAACTTAGTCGGAGTTCCGGCTATTAGTATTCCCGCCGGTAAAGTAGACAGTCTGCCAGTCGGGTTACAGCTTGTTGCTCCACAGCAAGCAGATAGAGCACTTCTAAGCTTCACCAAACAGATAGAGGAGGTAGTGCAATGA
- the gatB gene encoding Asp-tRNA(Asn)/Glu-tRNA(Gln) amidotransferase subunit GatB, whose product MSSKKNSNQYLPSIGIECHVQLKTQTKLFAAINNDARQAAPNTLISHICLGMPGSLPVLNKQAVKLSIKASFALNTPPQKHTKFDRKHYFYPDLPKGYQITQLDEPIVLGGHVDIPVEGDVRRIGITRAHLEEDAGKNTHPAGKEYSLVDLNRAGTPLLEIVSEPDMHSADEARLFARELYLLMRYAGVSDADLYHGNMRFDVNVSLSDDPDRLGTRTETKNLNSFRSVERAVEYEIKRQTELLDKGQVIVQETRGWDDAKQKTVSQRGKEFAHDYRYFPDPDIPPIVLDSDMIEEVRQTMPVLPGEWRKRLCELELDASQVETLLEAEIDWKDSSFLGQIAKNMKDPLFAKTLANWYVNLEIPLRRDESKSVQLTDDNARERLYKEVYDLIQDNKLSSTNAKALITTVLTSGADPKNYEKYATEQGFVQVSDEGEISSIVKKVISENNQAALDVQNGELKAIGFLVGQVMKASQGKANPEMAQRLIKEQLGVER is encoded by the coding sequence GTGAGCAGCAAAAAAAATAGCAATCAATATCTCCCAAGCATTGGAATCGAGTGCCATGTTCAATTAAAGACGCAAACTAAGTTGTTTGCCGCGATCAATAATGATGCTCGCCAAGCTGCCCCGAATACTCTCATAAGCCATATTTGTCTTGGCATGCCAGGATCATTGCCGGTATTAAATAAACAAGCGGTTAAGTTATCCATTAAAGCGTCGTTTGCGCTTAATACTCCTCCACAAAAACATACCAAATTTGACCGTAAGCACTATTTTTACCCGGATCTCCCTAAGGGCTATCAGATAACCCAGCTGGATGAACCGATCGTACTTGGTGGTCACGTTGATATACCGGTCGAAGGGGATGTTAGGCGGATAGGTATAACCCGAGCTCATCTTGAAGAGGATGCGGGCAAAAACACACACCCTGCCGGTAAAGAATACAGTCTAGTCGACTTAAACAGAGCCGGTACGCCGCTGCTGGAAATTGTTTCTGAACCGGATATGCATAGCGCCGATGAAGCTAGACTATTTGCAAGAGAATTATATCTGCTCATGCGTTATGCGGGAGTAAGCGACGCTGACTTATATCACGGGAATATGCGATTTGACGTTAACGTGAGTCTTAGTGATGATCCGGATCGTCTTGGCACACGGACAGAGACAAAAAATCTCAACAGTTTCCGAAGTGTTGAACGGGCGGTTGAATACGAAATAAAGCGCCAGACAGAACTTCTGGACAAAGGCCAAGTGATAGTCCAGGAGACACGTGGATGGGATGATGCCAAGCAAAAAACTGTCAGCCAACGGGGTAAAGAATTCGCTCACGATTACCGGTATTTCCCAGATCCGGATATACCGCCAATCGTACTGGATAGCGACATGATTGAGGAGGTACGACAGACTATGCCGGTACTTCCCGGAGAGTGGCGCAAACGTCTTTGCGAGTTGGAGCTTGACGCTAGTCAGGTCGAGACGTTATTAGAGGCTGAGATTGATTGGAAAGATAGCAGTTTTCTGGGTCAAATTGCAAAAAATATGAAAGATCCATTATTCGCTAAAACTCTTGCCAACTGGTATGTAAATTTAGAGATCCCACTTCGGCGAGACGAGAGCAAAAGCGTGCAACTTACAGACGATAACGCCCGCGAGCGTTTGTACAAAGAGGTTTATGATCTAATTCAAGATAATAAACTAAGCTCTACAAATGCAAAAGCGCTCATTACCACGGTACTAACATCGGGTGCCGACCCAAAAAATTATGAAAAATATGCAACCGAACAAGGCTTTGTACAAGTGTCTGATGAAGGCGAAATATCTAGTATAGTTAAAAAAGTTATATCTGAGAATAATCAAGCAGCCCTAGATGTCCAGAATGGTGAACTAAAGGCTATTGGTTTTTTGGTTGGTCAGGTCATGAAAGCCTCACAAGGAAAAGCTAATCCTGAAATGGCGCAAAGGTTAATTAAAGAACAATTAGGAGTCGAAAGATGA
- a CDS encoding UTP--glucose-1-phosphate uridylyltransferase, translated as MSTHKGRPVRKAVIAAAGFGTRFLPQTKAMPKEMMPLIDKPVIQYIVEELVDAGVEDIVIVTGYHKRSIEDHFDSMSADLRENLEMGGKDKLLKQTQGISELANFAYIRQKGPYGNGTPMLNAEHLIGDEPFIYTWSDDFFVAQPSRFKQMIQVHKEYGCSVMSALTASSDSDYDRYGFAAGNEISPGVIDTTDIVEKPGKQHAPSNLATVSGFLLTPDVFPYLHKARNDLQKGKELYGNDAIKLMIDDGKRVLTYKVDNGTYYDAGDKLGYLKTIVDFAMEHDELKNDFTSYIREKFNR; from the coding sequence ATGAGTACACACAAAGGTAGACCTGTCAGGAAAGCCGTTATCGCGGCTGCTGGGTTTGGTACGCGGTTTCTGCCGCAAACCAAAGCGATGCCGAAAGAAATGATGCCTTTGATTGATAAGCCGGTCATCCAGTATATCGTTGAAGAACTTGTTGATGCTGGCGTGGAAGACATAGTTATTGTAACTGGTTACCATAAACGTTCAATCGAGGATCATTTTGATAGCATGAGTGCCGACCTACGCGAAAATTTAGAAATGGGCGGAAAGGACAAGTTATTAAAACAAACACAAGGTATATCTGAGCTCGCTAATTTCGCATACATACGTCAAAAAGGGCCTTATGGTAACGGAACTCCAATGTTAAACGCTGAACATCTTATCGGCGACGAACCATTTATCTACACCTGGAGTGATGATTTTTTCGTGGCTCAGCCCAGCAGATTCAAACAAATGATACAAGTACATAAAGAGTATGGCTGTAGTGTTATGAGTGCACTAACTGCGTCTAGTGACAGCGATTATGATCGGTATGGCTTTGCTGCGGGAAACGAAATTAGCCCAGGTGTCATTGATACCACCGATATAGTTGAAAAACCGGGTAAGCAACACGCCCCATCGAATTTAGCTACGGTCAGTGGTTTTTTGTTAACACCAGATGTTTTTCCATATTTACACAAAGCCAGAAACGACCTGCAAAAAGGAAAAGAGTTGTACGGCAATGATGCGATTAAATTAATGATTGACGATGGTAAGCGTGTTTTAACCTACAAAGTTGATAACGGCACTTATTACGATGCTGGTGATAAATTAGGTTACTTGAAAACGATTGTTGATTTTGCAATGGAACACGATGAGTTAAAAAATGACTTTACGAGCTACATAAGAGAAAAATTTAACCGCTAG